A portion of the Avibacterium sp. 20-132 genome contains these proteins:
- a CDS encoding cation:proton antiporter, with amino-acid sequence MDTAFILSTIVGLGIVAQWLAWYLKQPSILFLLLIGIIVGPVLKLFNPDVILGDLLFPFISLGVAVILFEGALTLEFDEIKQHGKVVQLLVSLGMLITVSVISIATYLLFDVDWRIALLFGTLVCVTGPTVIVPLLRSVRPNSNIANILKWEGIIIDPIGAIAVVLVYEYIISGGESSEIGTFAKIIAVAGVIGMAGAWLLANLIKRHMIPEYLRNVFVLAYILLLFTASNHFAHESGLLTVTVLGVALANWKGFPKDHILEFKESLTVLLISTLFIILAARVNLTHLVSVGIAGILLLFVAMFIARPLAIWFSSIGSSLTLNEKLMISWIGPRGIVAAAISSLFAIKLQETQIQGVELLVPLVFTIIIGTVLIQGLGAKTIAKLLNVQESVYKGVLIIGSNPVALAIAKSLKDQNVDVLVASRHYNEVAKARMLGLRTYYGNPISTHADGHLDLIGLGNMFAISTDKELNTLSEIHYRHEFDKENIYRIRFSDDNNPTERYDIQDNYRSNWLFGKNVTYAKLASMLAKNARIKVTNLTDSYTYQDYKTTNKQFVPLYTIDDKGFISIINDEQAIPTLCRIVALVAEDETAKSQ; translated from the coding sequence ATGGATACCGCATTTATTTTATCTACTATTGTCGGCTTAGGCATAGTGGCACAATGGTTAGCTTGGTATTTAAAACAACCTTCAATTTTATTTTTATTGCTGATAGGGATTATTGTTGGCCCCGTGCTGAAGTTGTTTAATCCCGATGTCATTTTAGGCGATTTGCTCTTTCCTTTTATTTCCCTTGGTGTGGCTGTGATCCTGTTTGAAGGCGCGCTTACGTTAGAATTTGATGAGATTAAACAACACGGCAAGGTCGTGCAACTCTTGGTTTCGCTCGGAATGCTCATCACCGTCAGTGTGATTTCCATCGCCACTTATTTGCTGTTTGATGTGGATTGGCGCATTGCCCTGCTTTTCGGCACATTAGTGTGTGTAACTGGCCCAACGGTGATTGTGCCGTTATTACGTAGTGTTCGCCCCAACAGTAATATTGCCAATATTCTCAAATGGGAAGGCATTATCATTGATCCAATCGGCGCGATTGCGGTGGTTTTAGTGTATGAATACATTATTTCTGGCGGTGAATCCAGCGAAATCGGCACTTTTGCGAAAATCATTGCAGTAGCGGGAGTTATTGGAATGGCAGGGGCGTGGCTGTTAGCAAATTTGATTAAACGCCATATGATCCCAGAATATTTACGCAACGTGTTTGTGCTTGCTTATATTTTACTGTTATTTACCGCCTCAAACCATTTTGCCCACGAATCAGGTCTCTTAACCGTCACCGTATTAGGCGTGGCATTGGCTAATTGGAAAGGCTTTCCTAAAGATCATATTTTAGAATTTAAAGAGTCCCTGACCGTTTTACTGATTTCTACCCTGTTTATTATTTTAGCTGCACGAGTGAATTTAACCCATCTGGTTAGCGTGGGCATTGCAGGAATTTTGCTCTTATTCGTGGCAATGTTTATTGCGCGTCCGCTCGCCATTTGGTTTTCATCTATTGGCTCAAGTTTAACCTTAAACGAAAAGTTGATGATTAGCTGGATTGGCCCTCGCGGGATTGTTGCCGCAGCCATTTCTTCTCTCTTCGCGATTAAATTGCAAGAAACCCAAATTCAAGGCGTGGAATTGCTCGTGCCGTTAGTGTTCACGATTATTATTGGTACGGTGCTAATTCAAGGCTTAGGGGCAAAAACCATTGCAAAATTGTTGAATGTGCAAGAATCGGTGTACAAAGGCGTGTTGATTATTGGTTCAAACCCTGTGGCGTTAGCCATTGCGAAATCCTTAAAAGATCAAAATGTGGACGTATTGGTGGCAAGCCGCCATTATAACGAAGTAGCAAAAGCCAGAATGTTGGGGCTGCGCACTTACTACGGCAACCCAATTTCCACCCACGCCGATGGGCATTTAGATCTTATCGGGCTGGGCAATATGTTCGCCATTAGTACGGACAAAGAACTCAACACCTTGTCGGAAATTCATTATCGCCACGAATTTGATAAAGAAAACATTTACCGCATTCGTTTCAGTGATGATAACAACCCAACGGAACGTTATGATATTCAAGACAACTACCGCTCTAATTGGCTTTTTGGCAAAAATGTTACCTATGCCAAATTGGCGAGTATGTTAGCAAAAAATGCACGGATTAAGGTTACCAATCTCACTGATAGCTATACCTATCAGGATTACAAAACCACCAATAAACAATTTGTGCCGTTATATACCATTGATGATAAAGGCTTTATTTCGATTATCAATGATGAACAAGCGATCCCAACCCTCTGCCGTATTGTCGCCTTGGTGGCAGAAGACGAAACGGCGAAAAGCCAATAA